The following coding sequences lie in one Maribacter forsetii DSM 18668 genomic window:
- a CDS encoding DUF389 domain-containing protein, which produces MENNLNQDNITPTSNEGGGSEEVKKDFQGLLGSVKKFLSELLDIRTNTDQQATKEAIIADIPFKGHTSWILICSIFIASIGLNANSTAVVIGAMLISPLMGPILGIGMSVAINDIDTLKRSLKNFAVMVVLSVITAYLFYRFFPLRDESSELLARTEPDIRDVLIAFFGGLALVIARAKKGTIASVIFGVAIATALMPPLCTVGFGLAIGNFEYATGAMYLFIINTIFIALATFLVIKLLKFPMVRYVNSQRRKLIARLASLLAVLVMIPAGITFYNVFKKSLFNRDAESFITEKIEPYQFTGEGKFLRDFSEVVYDDEGNSKIELFFMGNEGIPENVIATWRTQMADYKQLNGTELAVVQGSRSDEANELKYVNELYESQKSILTSKDEKIQVLETELMRLNQISSNQIPFKEISLEAKTNYENLDRIGYAYLISTDFTKTDSIPLFEVTWKKEAKRAETVKDMAKLQEWLRLRLDNKNIQIKEMPKD; this is translated from the coding sequence ATGGAGAACAATCTTAATCAAGATAATATTACCCCTACTAGTAATGAAGGTGGTGGTAGTGAAGAAGTAAAAAAAGATTTTCAAGGTCTTTTAGGTAGTGTAAAAAAGTTCCTTTCTGAGCTGTTGGATATTAGAACCAATACAGATCAGCAAGCGACTAAAGAAGCTATTATAGCCGATATTCCTTTTAAGGGGCATACTTCTTGGATTTTGATATGTTCCATTTTTATTGCATCCATAGGTCTTAATGCCAATTCTACTGCGGTAGTTATTGGCGCCATGTTAATATCGCCATTAATGGGACCTATTTTAGGAATAGGGATGTCTGTGGCAATCAATGATATAGATACCTTAAAAAGATCATTAAAGAACTTTGCGGTAATGGTGGTACTTAGTGTCATTACCGCATATTTATTTTATCGTTTTTTTCCCCTTAGAGATGAGTCTTCAGAGCTTCTAGCTAGAACAGAGCCGGATATTAGAGATGTTTTAATAGCATTTTTTGGTGGCTTGGCATTGGTAATTGCCCGTGCTAAAAAAGGTACTATAGCTAGTGTTATTTTTGGTGTTGCAATAGCAACGGCATTAATGCCGCCTTTATGTACAGTAGGTTTTGGTTTGGCAATTGGTAATTTTGAGTACGCTACAGGTGCAATGTACCTGTTTATTATCAATACTATTTTTATAGCCTTGGCGACCTTTTTGGTGATTAAGCTCTTAAAATTTCCCATGGTTCGTTACGTGAATTCGCAACGAAGAAAATTAATAGCTAGGTTGGCTTCTTTATTAGCTGTATTGGTAATGATTCCTGCTGGTATTACATTTTACAATGTATTTAAAAAATCATTGTTTAATAGAGATGCAGAGTCCTTTATTACAGAGAAAATAGAACCATATCAATTTACGGGAGAAGGTAAATTTCTAAGAGATTTTAGTGAGGTGGTTTATGATGATGAAGGTAATTCTAAAATAGAATTATTCTTTATGGGCAATGAGGGAATACCAGAAAATGTAATTGCTACGTGGCGTACACAGATGGCAGATTATAAACAATTAAATGGTACTGAGCTTGCCGTTGTTCAGGGTTCTAGAAGCGATGAGGCAAATGAACTTAAATACGTAAATGAGCTATATGAATCTCAGAAAAGTATTCTGACCAGTAAAGATGAGAAAATACAGGTTCTAGAGACGGAGCTGATGCGTTTAAATCAAATTTCATCAAATCAAATCCCTTTTAAAGAGATTAGTCTTGAAGCAAAGACCAATTACGAAAACTTGGATAGAATTGGATATGCATATTTAATTTCGACAGATTTTACAAAGACGGATAGTATTCCCTTATTTGAAGTCACATGGAAAAAAGAAGCTAAAAGAGCCGAAACAGTTAAGGATATGGCTAAGCTGCAAGAGTGGTTGAGGCTTAGATTGGATAATAAGAATATCCAAATTAAGGAAATGCCTAAAGACTAG
- a CDS encoding mannose-1-phosphate guanylyltransferase: MNKNYYAVLMAGGVGSRFWPISTSENPKQFHDMLGTGDTLIQKTFQRLNKFVPTENILILTNERYNDLVLEQLPLVKQEQVVLEPAMRNTAPCILYAAMKIQKMNEDAVMIVAPSDHWIEDEDAFAKDVTACFKKCETEDVLCTLGIKPSFPNTGFGYIESNKTDTASIKKVNQFREKPDYETAKDFLAQGNFLWNAGIFMWSAKTIVNAFQNFQPKQYALFRDGLVCYNTDDEKKFISENYPKAENISIDYAILENSKAIYVKEATFDWNDLGTWGSLYDKLDKDENKNAIVNAKVLTQDASGNMIRSKAGKVVVVDGLNDYIIVDKDEVLLIYPKTKEQDIKQVLNKVKDAFGDEFA, encoded by the coding sequence ATGAATAAAAATTATTATGCCGTTTTAATGGCAGGAGGAGTAGGATCGAGATTCTGGCCAATAAGTACAAGTGAAAATCCGAAACAATTTCATGATATGTTGGGTACAGGTGATACCCTTATTCAGAAAACGTTTCAAAGGTTAAATAAGTTTGTGCCTACCGAGAATATTTTAATTCTTACCAACGAGCGTTATAATGATTTAGTGTTAGAGCAATTACCTTTGGTAAAGCAAGAACAAGTAGTTCTTGAGCCTGCAATGAGAAATACAGCACCATGTATTTTGTATGCTGCCATGAAAATTCAGAAAATGAATGAAGATGCGGTTATGATTGTGGCACCAAGTGATCATTGGATCGAAGATGAAGATGCATTTGCAAAAGATGTAACGGCGTGTTTTAAAAAGTGTGAAACAGAAGATGTTTTGTGTACGTTAGGTATCAAGCCTTCTTTTCCTAATACCGGTTTTGGGTATATAGAGTCTAATAAAACTGATACTGCTTCAATTAAAAAAGTAAATCAGTTTAGAGAAAAACCTGATTATGAAACTGCGAAAGATTTTCTTGCACAAGGTAACTTTTTGTGGAATGCAGGGATATTTATGTGGAGTGCAAAAACCATAGTCAATGCATTTCAAAATTTTCAGCCAAAGCAGTATGCGTTGTTTAGAGATGGTCTAGTATGTTATAATACAGACGATGAAAAGAAGTTTATCTCTGAGAACTACCCAAAGGCTGAAAACATTTCTATTGATTATGCTATTTTAGAAAACTCTAAAGCTATTTACGTTAAAGAGGCTACTTTTGATTGGAATGATTTAGGTACTTGGGGGTCGTTATATGACAAGTTAGATAAGGACGAGAATAAAAACGCTATAGTAAATGCGAAAGTATTAACGCAAGATGCTAGTGGTAACATGATAAGGTCTAAAGCCGGTAAGGTTGTTGTTGTAGATGGTCTTAATGATTATATCATAGTTGATAAAGATGAAGTACTTTTGATCTATCCAAAGACTAAAGAACAAGATATCAAACAAGTTTTAAATAAGGTTAAAGATGCCTTTGGTGATGAATTCGCTTAA
- a CDS encoding SprT-like domain-containing protein — translation MQQTLAKYLPELAVSPCFELIKDTQVHLKIVNERVTRHGDYRRRKDGNHQITVNASLNKYRFLITLIHEIAHLIAFEKYGRGIKPHGLEWKKTFQHLMIPFIRPEIFPSQLLPLLARHFKNPKASSSTDAQLSIALKQFDEQQSEKTYVYELPIGCVFRIYNGKLFKKGNKRTKRYECIEISTGRMFLFQPNAEVELIKS, via the coding sequence ATGCAGCAAACATTAGCTAAATATCTTCCAGAATTGGCGGTTAGTCCTTGTTTTGAACTAATTAAGGATACTCAGGTGCATTTAAAAATCGTTAATGAGCGTGTAACTAGGCATGGAGATTATAGAAGAAGAAAAGACGGTAATCATCAAATAACGGTAAATGCTTCTTTAAATAAATACAGGTTCTTAATTACTTTAATTCACGAAATTGCCCATTTAATTGCTTTTGAGAAATATGGGCGTGGTATTAAGCCGCATGGTCTGGAATGGAAAAAAACATTTCAACATTTAATGATTCCGTTTATTAGACCAGAGATATTTCCATCGCAATTATTACCATTATTAGCTAGACATTTTAAGAATCCAAAGGCAAGTAGTAGTACGGACGCTCAGCTATCTATTGCTTTAAAACAATTCGATGAACAACAATCGGAAAAAACTTACGTTTACGAATTACCAATAGGATGCGTTTTTCGTATCTATAATGGGAAGTTATTTAAAAAAGGAAATAAACGAACCAAGCGTTATGAGTGTATAGAAATATCTACAGGAAGGATGTTTTTATTTCAACCAAATGCTGAGGTAGAATTAATAAAAAGCTGA
- a CDS encoding SDR family NAD(P)-dependent oxidoreductase produces the protein MEYIIVTGTSRGIGFELSKLLAGAGYKVLALSRNAEPIKNLKHKNIEAFSFDVSAKESRNHLSEFLKDKSANVLALINNAGKLINKPFLEITEEEFKAVYDVNVFGVAAVTRLAIPFMSKSGHVLTISSMGGIQGSAKFPGLSAYSSSKGAVLTLTELLAEEFKETGPSFNALALGAVQTEMLEEAFPGYEAPVSAKEMAEYVMDFALKGQKMYNGKILQVSSSTP, from the coding sequence ATGGAATACATTATAGTAACAGGTACCAGTAGAGGAATAGGATTTGAGTTAAGCAAATTATTGGCTGGCGCTGGGTATAAGGTTTTAGCGCTTTCTAGAAATGCAGAACCGATTAAGAATCTTAAGCATAAAAATATTGAAGCATTTTCTTTTGATGTCTCCGCTAAAGAAAGTAGAAATCATCTATCTGAATTTTTAAAAGATAAAAGTGCTAATGTTCTAGCGCTTATAAATAATGCGGGTAAGCTTATAAATAAACCATTTCTAGAAATAACAGAAGAGGAATTTAAGGCGGTATATGATGTTAATGTATTTGGTGTAGCCGCTGTGACAAGACTGGCTATTCCTTTCATGAGTAAAAGCGGTCATGTTCTTACCATTAGTTCTATGGGCGGCATACAGGGTAGTGCAAAGTTCCCCGGACTTTCAGCTTATAGTTCAAGTAAAGGAGCGGTATTGACTTTGACGGAATTATTAGCTGAAGAATTTAAAGAAACTGGTCCGTCATTTAACGCATTGGCCTTAGGAGCCGTACAAACAGAAATGTTAGAAGAGGCATTCCCAGGTTATGAAGCTCCGGTAAGTGCAAAGGAAATGGCAGAATATGTAATGGACTTTGCGTTAAAGGGACAGAAAATGTATAACGGTAAAATTTTGCAGGTTAGTAGTAGTACGCCATAA
- a CDS encoding M28 family metallopeptidase encodes MMKHIYVAFFSFLLLSCGSTKVDQSTVLNPTNPKGVKGSVLPASKDAQLESVKSNVSVKALSVDIEAIMTFLTSDELQGRDTGSEGIEKAADFIQNVFKNNNVLPYFATYRDTLENYSDGVAYNVVGFLPGTDSKLKNEFVVIGAHYDHIGLISGDGDDTIANGANDNASGTTAVLEFAKYFGEHKNNKRSVIFALFTAEEKGLVGSKHLAKKLKEQSISLYTMLNFEMVGVPMVEKDHSLYLTGYELSNLAEISNGYANKNLVGFLPKAKEFNLFRRSDNAPFHDEFNVPSQTYSSFDFTNFGEYHKVGDEASLIDYGFMAKIVSESVPMLEGIINAPIKEVKYN; translated from the coding sequence ATGATGAAACATATATATGTAGCTTTTTTTAGCTTTTTACTTTTAAGTTGTGGAAGCACAAAAGTGGATCAGTCAACAGTGTTGAATCCTACGAATCCAAAAGGTGTTAAGGGTTCGGTTCTGCCTGCATCTAAAGATGCTCAATTAGAAAGTGTAAAGTCAAATGTTTCTGTCAAAGCTTTGTCCGTTGATATAGAAGCAATCATGACTTTCTTGACGTCAGATGAATTACAGGGTAGAGATACTGGAAGCGAGGGAATTGAAAAGGCTGCAGATTTTATTCAAAATGTATTCAAGAACAATAATGTTCTGCCTTATTTTGCAACATATAGAGATACATTGGAAAACTATAGTGACGGTGTAGCTTATAATGTAGTTGGTTTTTTACCTGGGACAGATTCAAAACTTAAAAATGAATTCGTGGTAATTGGCGCACATTATGATCATATAGGCTTGATTAGCGGAGACGGAGATGATACTATAGCAAATGGTGCCAATGACAACGCATCAGGTACTACTGCTGTTTTGGAATTTGCTAAATATTTTGGTGAACATAAAAACAACAAACGGAGCGTAATTTTTGCCCTATTCACTGCAGAAGAAAAAGGGTTGGTAGGTTCTAAGCATTTAGCTAAGAAGTTAAAAGAACAAAGTATTAGTTTGTATACTATGCTAAATTTTGAAATGGTTGGTGTGCCAATGGTGGAGAAGGATCATAGTTTGTATTTAACAGGTTATGAATTATCTAATTTAGCAGAAATCAGTAATGGCTATGCCAATAAAAATTTGGTAGGGTTTCTTCCAAAGGCAAAAGAATTTAATTTGTTCAGACGTTCGGACAATGCGCCATTTCATGATGAGTTTAATGTGCCTTCGCAAACCTATAGTTCCTTTGATTTTACCAATTTTGGTGAGTATCATAAGGTAGGTGATGAGGCATCGTTAATTGATTATGGTTTTATGGCTAAAATAGTAAGCGAATCTGTACCAATGCTAGAGGGTATTATAAATGCACCTATAAAAGAAGTAAAGTATAACTAA
- a CDS encoding pyruvate dehydrogenase complex dihydrolipoamide acetyltransferase, translating to MAIVVNMPRLSDTMEEGTVAKWLKSVGDKIEEGDILAEIETDKATMEFESFNEGTLLHIGIQEGDTVPVDSLLAIIGDEGEDISALISGGGATASEEESAEEPVAEGSSEDAEAQGSGEIPEGVEIVKMPRLSDTMEEGTVASWLKKVGDDVEEGDILAEIETDKATMEFESFYNGKLLYIGIQEGESSPVDAVLAVIGPEGTDVDAVLSNKSGGSKKSSATEAKKEDKKSADTTGKKEVSKSIADGERIFASPLAKKIAADKGIDLASVSGSGDNGRITKKDIENYTPSAAEAPVASSSAKADNAIASQPVSMALPSGEEGTEEVKNSNMRKAIAKALGNSKFNAPHFYLTIEVDMDNAKASRAQINSLPDTKVSFNDMVLKACAMALKKHPQVNTTWSADATKFHKHIHMGVAVAVDEGLVVPVVKHADLLGLTQIGSAVKDLAGKARNKKIAPSEMEGSTFTVSNLGMFGILEFTSIINQPNSAILSVGAIVEKPVVKNGEIVVGNTMKLTLACDHRTVDGAVGAQFLQTLRYFVENPVTMLA from the coding sequence ATGGCTATAGTAGTAAACATGCCCCGTTTAAGCGATACCATGGAAGAAGGTACCGTAGCTAAATGGTTAAAAAGCGTTGGAGATAAAATAGAAGAAGGAGATATATTGGCGGAAATCGAAACTGATAAGGCGACGATGGAATTCGAATCTTTCAATGAAGGTACTTTGTTGCATATTGGTATTCAAGAAGGAGATACTGTTCCTGTAGATAGTCTTTTGGCGATTATCGGTGATGAGGGAGAAGATATTTCTGCTTTGATAAGTGGAGGTGGTGCAACTGCTTCAGAAGAGGAATCTGCTGAAGAGCCTGTTGCTGAGGGTTCTTCTGAAGATGCCGAAGCTCAAGGTTCTGGTGAAATTCCTGAAGGAGTAGAAATCGTAAAGATGCCTCGTTTAAGTGACACCATGGAAGAAGGTACTGTGGCTAGTTGGTTAAAGAAAGTTGGTGATGATGTTGAAGAGGGGGATATTCTTGCAGAGATAGAAACGGATAAGGCTACAATGGAATTTGAGTCTTTCTATAACGGTAAATTGTTATATATAGGTATACAAGAAGGTGAGTCTTCTCCTGTAGATGCGGTTTTGGCAGTTATTGGTCCAGAAGGAACGGATGTTGATGCCGTTTTAAGTAATAAATCTGGCGGAAGTAAAAAGAGTTCTGCTACCGAAGCTAAAAAAGAAGATAAAAAATCTGCAGATACTACTGGTAAGAAAGAGGTTTCCAAATCGATTGCAGATGGTGAACGTATTTTTGCATCTCCTTTGGCCAAAAAAATTGCAGCGGATAAAGGTATAGATTTGGCTAGTGTTTCCGGTTCTGGAGATAATGGCAGAATTACTAAAAAAGATATAGAAAATTATACGCCAAGTGCAGCTGAAGCTCCTGTTGCTTCATCAAGTGCAAAGGCTGATAATGCAATAGCTTCTCAGCCGGTTTCTATGGCTTTGCCATCTGGTGAGGAAGGTACGGAAGAAGTTAAGAATTCTAATATGCGTAAGGCTATTGCCAAAGCATTGGGTAATTCTAAATTTAACGCACCACATTTCTATCTTACTATAGAGGTGGATATGGATAATGCAAAAGCTTCACGTGCACAAATAAATAGTTTGCCTGACACCAAAGTATCATTTAATGATATGGTATTGAAAGCTTGCGCAATGGCACTTAAGAAGCATCCACAGGTAAATACTACTTGGAGTGCTGATGCTACAAAATTTCACAAGCATATTCATATGGGTGTTGCTGTGGCAGTAGATGAAGGTCTAGTTGTACCAGTTGTAAAACATGCTGACTTATTGGGCTTAACACAAATAGGAAGTGCTGTAAAAGATTTAGCTGGTAAGGCAAGAAACAAGAAGATTGCTCCATCAGAAATGGAGGGTAGTACATTTACCGTTTCTAATTTAGGTATGTTTGGTATTCTTGAGTTTACAAGTATCATCAATCAGCCAAATTCAGCTATACTTTCTGTTGGTGCAATTGTAGAAAAACCAGTTGTTAAAAATGGGGAGATAGTAGTAGGTAATACTATGAAGTTGACTCTTGCTTGTGATCATAGAACCGTAGATGGAGCTGTGGGAGCACAATTCCTTCAGACATTGAGATATTTTGTAGAAAATCCTGTTACTATGTTAGCGTAG
- the pdhA gene encoding pyruvate dehydrogenase (acetyl-transferring) E1 component subunit alpha, with product MKKITKETYLKWYADMLFWRKFEDKLAAVYIQQKVRGFLHLYNGQEAVLAGALHAMDLTKDRMITAYRNHVQPIGMGVDPKMVMAELYGKVTGTSKGMGGSMHIFSKEHRFHGGHGIVGGQIPLGAGMAFGDKYAGRDNVTLCYMGDGAVRQGSLHETFNLAMLWQLPVVFICENNGYAMGTSVARTSFSTEIWKLGLGYEMPCGPVDGMNPVTVAQEMSKAIERARSGGGPTFLEMKTYRYRGHSMSDAQHYRTKDEVEEYKKIDPITQVLDIIKENKYATDDEIKDIDKNVKVMVKECEKFAEESDYPPVNQLYDMVYEQEDFPFVQHKL from the coding sequence ATGAAAAAAATCACCAAGGAAACGTATTTAAAGTGGTATGCAGACATGCTGTTTTGGAGAAAGTTTGAGGATAAATTGGCTGCTGTATACATTCAGCAAAAGGTAAGAGGGTTTTTACATTTGTATAATGGGCAAGAAGCTGTTTTGGCTGGTGCTCTTCATGCAATGGATTTAACCAAAGACCGAATGATAACTGCTTATAGAAATCACGTTCAACCTATTGGTATGGGTGTTGATCCTAAAATGGTTATGGCTGAGCTTTATGGTAAAGTAACAGGTACTTCTAAAGGTATGGGTGGGTCCATGCATATCTTTTCTAAGGAGCATCGCTTTCATGGAGGTCACGGTATTGTTGGGGGACAAATTCCTCTAGGTGCAGGTATGGCCTTTGGTGATAAGTACGCAGGTAGAGATAACGTTACCTTATGTTATATGGGTGATGGTGCTGTAAGGCAAGGGTCTTTACATGAGACTTTCAACTTAGCTATGTTATGGCAATTGCCAGTTGTTTTCATTTGCGAAAATAATGGTTATGCTATGGGAACTTCGGTAGCAAGAACATCTTTTTCTACAGAAATCTGGAAGCTAGGTTTGGGTTATGAAATGCCTTGTGGACCAGTAGATGGTATGAATCCTGTTACGGTTGCTCAAGAAATGAGTAAAGCTATTGAAAGAGCACGTAGTGGTGGCGGACCAACTTTCCTTGAAATGAAAACTTACAGATACAGAGGTCATTCAATGTCAGATGCTCAGCATTATAGAACCAAGGACGAAGTTGAAGAATACAAAAAGATTGATCCAATTACTCAGGTGTTGGATATTATCAAAGAAAATAAATACGCAACTGACGATGAAATCAAAGACATTGACAAAAATGTTAAGGTCATGGTTAAAGAGTGCGAGAAGTTTGCAGAAGAATCAGATTATCCACCAGTAAACCAATTATACGATATGGTTTACGAACAAGAGGATTTTCCATTTGTTCAACATAAATTATAA
- the cdd gene encoding cytidine deaminase, with protein MSQKKISFDITVYDSVSELSNNDQNLMSAAVKARGRAYAPYSSFNVGASVLLENGEIIEGNNQENASYPSGLCAERVAVFYAGAKYPGMKIKAIAITAASLNHVVSEPAAPCGNCRQAISEYEFRQQEPIRILLMGETGGVIECNSLANLLPLGFNSSFLN; from the coding sequence ATCAGTCAAAAGAAGATAAGCTTTGATATAACGGTATATGATTCGGTAAGCGAATTAAGTAATAATGATCAAAATCTAATGTCAGCAGCTGTAAAAGCAAGAGGTAGGGCCTATGCCCCCTATTCTAGTTTTAATGTTGGGGCTTCTGTTTTATTAGAGAATGGGGAGATTATAGAAGGTAATAATCAAGAAAATGCATCATATCCCTCTGGGCTTTGTGCAGAAAGGGTGGCAGTTTTTTATGCCGGGGCAAAATATCCGGGAATGAAAATTAAGGCAATTGCAATTACTGCGGCATCATTAAATCATGTGGTTAGTGAACCAGCAGCCCCTTGTGGTAACTGTAGACAGGCAATTTCTGAATATGAATTTAGACAGCAAGAACCTATCAGAATTCTTTTAATGGGCGAAACTGGTGGTGTTATTGAATGCAATTCACTTGCAAATTTGCTACCTCTTGGTTTTAATAGTAGTTTTTTGAATTAA
- the porV gene encoding type IX secretion system outer membrane channel protein PorV, whose translation MRKISIIFFVFIIGKVFAQDDQRVITTAVPFLTIAADARSAGMGDMGVATSTDAFSQQWNPAKFAFAEQKMGIGVSYTPYLESIITDISLLNASFYNKLNEQSAFAVSLRYFTLGEIELRQFANDPGTIAKPNELALDGSYSLKLSPTFSMAVGGRYIRSNLKLPQNGTEDSQAAGSFAVDVAGYYRSREIAYNNFDGRWRAGFNLSNIGGKIQYDEGGQENFLPSKLSFGGGFDFILDQDNVIGIITEFTKLLVPTPQDFDNDGDVDAADNDIYQNESGFSGIFNSFSDAPDGFSEELKEFTWALGAEYTYQDAFMLRTGYFNESEEKGSRKFFTLGAGFKFKAAQVDLSYLFSTSQVRNPLENTLRFALTFNLGEEFYND comes from the coding sequence ATGAGAAAAATTTCTATCATTTTCTTTGTATTTATTATCGGTAAGGTATTTGCGCAAGACGATCAACGTGTAATTACTACAGCCGTTCCATTTCTTACAATTGCAGCAGATGCAAGATCTGCGGGTATGGGTGATATGGGTGTAGCAACGTCTACAGATGCTTTTTCTCAACAATGGAACCCTGCGAAGTTCGCTTTCGCGGAACAAAAAATGGGAATAGGAGTTAGTTATACTCCATATTTGGAAAGCATCATTACTGATATTTCTTTGTTGAACGCAAGTTTTTACAACAAGTTAAATGAGCAGAGTGCTTTTGCGGTTAGTTTAAGATACTTTACATTAGGTGAAATCGAATTAAGGCAATTCGCAAATGATCCAGGTACCATTGCTAAACCAAACGAATTAGCATTGGATGGTTCTTATTCTTTAAAATTGAGTCCAACTTTCTCAATGGCAGTAGGTGGTAGATATATTAGGTCTAACTTAAAATTACCACAGAACGGAACTGAAGATTCTCAGGCTGCAGGTTCATTTGCTGTGGATGTGGCAGGTTACTACAGATCACGAGAGATAGCATATAATAATTTCGATGGTAGATGGAGGGCTGGTTTTAATCTTTCAAATATTGGAGGTAAAATTCAGTATGATGAAGGAGGACAAGAGAATTTCTTGCCTAGTAAATTAAGTTTTGGTGGTGGTTTTGATTTTATTTTAGATCAAGACAACGTAATAGGCATAATAACTGAATTTACTAAGTTATTAGTACCAACACCTCAAGATTTTGATAATGATGGTGATGTAGATGCCGCTGATAATGATATCTATCAAAATGAAAGCGGATTCAGTGGAATATTTAATTCTTTTTCTGATGCACCAGATGGTTTTAGTGAAGAGTTAAAAGAATTTACTTGGGCGTTAGGGGCGGAATACACGTATCAAGATGCCTTTATGCTTAGAACAGGTTACTTTAATGAAAGCGAAGAAAAAGGATCAAGAAAGTTTTTTACACTTGGTGCAGGTTTTAAATTTAAAGCGGCACAAGTAGATTTGTCTTATTTGTTCTCAACATCTCAAGTGAGAAATCCATTAGAAAATACACTTCGTTTTGCTCTTACCTTTAATTTAGGAGAAGAGTTTTATAATGACTAA